The sequence TGTACACCTCAGTTTCCcaattttgtaaaaaagaaaagtaggctGTGCTCTTTACCTACGTACTCTCTGTTGATAGTTCGTTAGCTAATACACCTTTTAAAGTGCTAATCATCTGAAGGCATTAGTAATAATTCTGTTGCTGCAGTTTACTTTGCATTTCAAGATCGGTATCTTCATGACAGTACAGATCTCATTTAGCCTACCGGCTCAATGCTGTCAGCCACACCCATGTTTTCCAGCAGTTAGGTTACTTTATCCAAAATAGTATTTTGAGTTTCATTTCTGGACCATGGTGAACATCTGAAATGGCATCCTCTCCCTTCAGGCTGCTGAACTCGTCTTTATGTTCTGCAGGCACCCGAGCAGTGATAGTGTGGCCCAGACTCCTGAATTACTACGGCGGTACCCCTTGGAGGACCACTCCGAGTTTCCCCTGCCCCCAGATGTAGTGTTCTTCTGCCAGCCCGAGGGCTGTCTGAGTGTGCGTCAGCGGCGCATGAGTCTGCGGGATGACACTTCTTTCGTCTTCACCCTCACTGACAAGGACACTGGAGTCACTCGTTATGGCATCTGTGTTAACTTCTACCGCTCCTTCCAGAAGCGTATGCctaaagaaaagggggaaggtGGGGCAGGGTCCCGTGGGAAGGAAGGATCCCGTGCCACTTGTGCATCAGAAGAGGTTGGCACTGAGACCTCAGAGACCGGCCTGTCCTTGCAACCCCCCAGTGCTGACCCCGCCCCCGATGTGAATCAGTCTCCTCGGGTCAAACCCCGGGCCAAGGCAGGGAGCCGTTCACGCAATAGTACTCTGACATCCCTGTGTGTGCTCAGCCACTATCCCTTCTTCTCCACCTTCCGAGAATGTCTGTACACCCTCAAACGTCTTGTGGACTGCTGCAGTGAGCGGCTGCTGGGCAAGAAACTGGGCATCCCTCGAGGCATACAAAGGTACAGTCTGCTGCTGACACtcagaagagagggaagcagttaGAGATGAGTCGGTTTGTGAGGGGCAGGAAATTTCCTCTGAAGCCTGAGGTCCTTCGTATGGCTAGAATGAAGTGTTGTCTTAGACCGTGTTGTAcgtttaagaataaatttttgttaaaagaaagaaatcggTCAATCATTAAAAAACATAGCCTGCGGTCCTTCATACACCTCTTTAAGCATATTGTATTAGTCCTTTCTAAGGAAAAAGTGCTACAGAGTTAGACTGCCTAACATAATAATGTTTGGAGTTCGATGTTTCATGCAGGCAGGAATATAAGTCctcatatgtatacatttttacatttgttctCTTGGATATACCCTCCAGCCCTAGCTGAGCCCAAAGATCGGGCTTTTCCGATATCATTTTTACTGTGTGGCTACTGTATTGTGTTGCAGTAGGGTATCAGCTCCTGGTGCTTATGTGTCTGTTTCCTGCTGTCTGCTCCTCAGGGACACTATGTGGCGCATCTTTACTGGATCATTGCTAGTGGAGGAGAAGTCAAGTGCCCTTCTTCATGACCTTCGAGAGATTGAGGCCTGGATCTATCGATTGCTTCGTTCCCCAGTGCCCGTCTCTGGGCAGAAGCGAGTAGACATTGAGGTCCTACCCCAGGAGCTCCAACAGGCTCTGACCTTTGCTCTTCCAGACCCTTCTCGATTCACCCTGGTGGATTTCCCACTGCACCTTCCCTTGGAACTTCTGGGTGTGGATGCCTGTCTTCAGGTGCTAACCTGCATCCTCTTAGAGCACAAGGTGAGAGAGCCAGCTTTCTAGACCTTTAAGGACGGAGCCtacatctttttcatctttttgtccCTAGAAGGTAACATATGCCAGGTATACAGGAGGCATCGTCTAGTTGTGGGCTGGATTAAGGTACTCTCGGTGGAATGTATTCAGAGGGTCTGCCACTCAATTGAATTATCCTTAACTAGACTGACCTAATTCTCCGGAAATATCAGTAGTTCTGTTCCGATGAGTGGTCCTGAAATTTGGGGGGAACAAGAACCAGGAAGGTAAGGCATGGGGCAGAGATCACTGTGAAAGCTGTGTTCGTGGAGCCCTATGCGTGGTGAGATGGAAATTAAATGGTAGCGCTGGAAACTGTTTTCTCATCCCTGTTATTCTTGCTGTTGAACGATCCTTGTGGGATGGCTTGCGGCAGGTGGTGCTACAGTCCCGAGACTACAATGCCCTCTCCATGTCTGTGATGGCATTTGTGGCGATGATCTACCCACTGGAGTATATGTTTCCTGTAATCCCACTGCTGCCCACCTGCATGGCATCGGCAGAACAGGTGAGTGCAGGTGCTTTCTGGCTTTGTCACCTCTACTTTCCAGCTCTGTCCAGCTCTGAGGGAGATCAGTGCTGAGAAGTTGTAAATCAGTACTCATCTTCCTTCCCTTATTATAACTTACATGTCCGTAAACCATGACCTAACTTGAACTGATTTGATGTCAAAACTtgtgttatttttggtttttactttcaaagtaaatgttgggacgcctgggtggctcagtcggttaagcatttgccttccactcaggtcatgatcccagggtcctgggatcgagccccatgtaaggctccccgctcagtggggagcctgcttctccctctgcctgccattcctccttGCTCAAGCCCCCCCGcccatgaataaatgaaaattttttttaaaaagtaaatgctaATAATTATAGGTTTCTGGCTACACTGTTGTAGGTGTTATATAATGTATAGAATATACACTGTTACCTCTCTAAAATCTGAAAACTTGTGAATACAGAAACACACCTACCCTCAAGAGTTTTGGAAAAGAGATTATGGACCTGGATTTCCTTATCTAAAAAGATTCTGATTCTTTAAGTGATCAAAATagatttagtttttgtttcttaccctcttttttcttcccacagCTGCTGTTGGCTCCAACTCCATACATCATCGGGGTCCCTGCCAGCTTCTTCCTCTACAAGCTGGACTTCAAAATGCCTGATGACGTATGGCTGGTGGATCTGGACAGCAATAGGGTGAGGTTCTTGGCCGAGGGACTATAGATTCTAGAAGaggattgtgttttctttttctagatccttCCCAGGAAGGTCCTCAGTTAGGTGATTTCTCTTGTGTGACTcattgaaacaatttttttaaatgcttagctTTTGCTTTATTGGCTTAATAGGCCCTGGTTAGAACTCAAAGGAGTGTCAGATTTAGTTTTGCCGGAGTGAAGTGCTGCCCTGCATCTGGGAGCAGTAAGGCGGTTGTGATCGTGGGAACACAACATACAGTGTAGCTCACCTGATGGTTCTCCTGGGCTATGGTTTCTAGTGAGAAAGTGTCTTTCAATGCAGACTTAAAATGCATATTAATATTCTGTGGCACGAGTACATTCAGACTTCAGCAGTAACCCTTATATGTGTTCgttgtaaaactttaaaaatccaaataagtataaataaataaaaaccacagcaCTAGCATGTAGAGGTAGTCACCAGTAACACCGaggtgtatttctttttatttacgtatgtgtgtattttaaatatatgtctaTACATGATATACATACTCACATATGGGTGAAAATACCGTGTATACAACTTACTATTTTTGTTACCTCCTCTATGTAAGAGTAACTCCTGAGTAATTCCAAAGTCAtgcctcttttttgtttttctggtgcaGGTGATTGCCCCCACCAATGCAGAAGTGCTCCCAACCCTGCCAGAACCAGAATCATTAGAGCTGAAGAAGCATCTGAAGCAGGTgggtgaagagagaagaaaaggaagggagcaGTGGCTACTCTAGGGCGGCCTGGAGGCTGTAGCTGTTCTAAGAGCCACTTTCCTTTCAGACGTCAAGTGGATTAGATTTTCTTAGCTAAGAAGAGGTGTGTCCCATTTCTGGGTATCAGGATGAATCTGAAAAAGGgcttttagatttttgttttttaaagatttatttagtttgagagaaagtgtgcatggggagggggaggagcacaggaagagaatctcaagcagactccccagtgattTCAgcgcctaatgtgggactcgatctcacaaccctgtgatcatggcctgacccgaaaccaagagttggacattcagcccactgagccacacagatgcccctcaTGTCTGCCATTCTTTATGGCCTTAGAGCATTCTGTCTGTCTTGTAAGGAAGGAGCTAGTCATTTGGACAATCTGACtcctttcatattttccttttgaattgaTCCCTAGGTCCCCATAAATGCTTTCTTCAAAAATTCCTCTCTTGAGTAATCCTTTCAATACATttttcattgattgattttcttcctcttctgcatGCCGAGCACAGTACCTGAAGGTAACATGTGGCAGGgccccatttcttcttcctcttgtaTGTGTTATGTAGGACCACCAGTAGACAGCTCCATATTTCTTTATAGGAATCCTTGTTCTCATTCGAAGGGTCTTTAGGAACCTCTGTGTTGTCTTAGCTGTTCAGCAGTACCTCTAGATATCTGTCTGGGCTCAAATGGGTCATTCTGTagcatccctctccctctcacttgcTTCATCCCCACTGATGTAATACAGTGTCTTGTTACTGCCGGGACTGGTGAGGATTGCAAGTTGAGAcagttctctgcctgcctttgctgTGTTTTCGTTCTTGATGATTGCTTTAGTATGGCTAATAAGATGGAGAGGTTGATATGTAGAATTGTACTTCAAATGTTTATAGGAGTTAAGATCCCTGGGCTCGTTACTCCTGTGTTCTTACCCCTGCTACTTGAAATGTGATTCACGGACCAGGAGCATTACCATTGCCTGTGGTTGTTAAAAGTGCGGAATCACCCCAGATATATtgaaccagaatctgcatttttaacaatattccCAGGTGACTCCTGTGCTCGTTAATATTTAAGAAGCATTGCTGGTCTAGACTGAAAAACATTTCATgactaaaataaatttggaaactaTTGCCCTGGGTTCCATATTTGATTAAGTTGCCTTGAGCCAGGTTGGCTTAAACTGAAAGCCTGTATAATTCAGATTATCTTCTGAAGGTTAAAGTATTTGGATTCTTATGTCAAAGACTCTTTCCTAGGAGATGACTGCCTAGCTACCCAGGAATCTGCTGCGCTCCATAGGGGATTTCCTGTTGTTCCACAGGCCCTTGCCAGCATGAGTCTCAACACCCAGCCCATCCTCAATCTGGAAAAATTCCACGAAGGCCAAGAGATCCCCCTTCTCTTGGGAAGGCCTTCTAACGACCTGCAGTCCACACCTTCCACTGAATTCAACCCACTCATCTATGGCAATGATGTGGATTCTGTGGATGTTGCAACGAGGTACGACTAAGTTGACTGGATAATCACGTGCTCTTCAACTGGGTTCTGTTCTATCAGTAGCTGCATGTGCCACCTTAGTGAAAGCAAAGAGAAGTTCTGGTTCCTCATACTCTCAGGCCTTTTAGACCTTGAGTGCAGAGAGATCGATGCTTGTTTAAGATCCTTCTCCCTGTGAAGTGCTGGCTTGGGGAGGTGGTCTGAGACCTCAGACTACAGTCGTCCTTACGGTGCAGGGTGCGGGACTCGGATCATCTCACCATCCCCTTCTTCCCCAGAGTGGCCATGGTCCGTTTCTTCAACTCCCCCAACGTGCTGCAGGGCTTCCAGATGCACACACGTACCCTGCGTCTCTTCCCTCGGCCCGTGGTAGCTTTTCAAGCTGGCTCCTTTCTAGCCTCACGTCCCCGGCAGACTCCTTTTGCAGAGAAGCTGGCCAGAACTCAGGCCGTGGAGTACTTCGGAGAATGGATCCTGAACCCCACCAACTACGCCTTCCAGCGAATCCACAACAGTGAGCGCACCTGCCCCACCTTCTGCCTTTATCCCCTGATGGCCcttccctttgcctttctttGGGGCAGCTTTGACCTGCCCCTTCCATTCCCGTTTAGCCTTAGACTTTTTCCTATCTTTCTTTTATgctcttcttgttttatttttttcctccttgttgctaactctgttctttctctttgggTAGACATGTTTGATCCAGCCCTGATTGGTGACAAGCCGAAGTGGTATGCCCATCAGCTACAGCCCATCCATTATCGAGTCTATGATAGCAACTCCCAGCTGGCCGAGGCACTGAGTGTGCCCCCAGAGCGCGACTCTGACTCTGAGCCCACTGATGACAGGTGAGCGGCAGAACCGATTTTTAAGGTACAAAGGAGGCGCTCACTGGCCTTTATTGAGCACAGTGGCAAAGCCTCGTGGGACTTAGATATTGGTCTTTGAAGCCgtggttatatttttattaattgttttgtgttagcttacttattttatcttgtttcctGGCCTCAAGTTAAGAgcactcctctttttttttcccccaaggttttttttttgtttttattttttttaagatttatttattcatttgagagagagagagaaagagcacatggaggggcagagggagaggaggagaagcagactctgcagttagtggagtggggcttgatccccgaccccgaaatcatgacctgagccagaaatcgagagttggacccttaaccaactgagccacccaggcaccccctccccccctttttaaaaagttttaaattttaatttcattgtagttaacatatagcattatattagtttcaggtgtacaatacagtgattcagcaattcgaCACATTAGTCAGTGCTTATCGTGATAAATGTACTCTAATTCTCATCACCtgttccaccccccaccctcctcccctccagtagCCGTCAGCTTGTTCTGTATTAAGAATTTctttctggggagcctgggtggctcagtgggttaaagcctttgcctttggctcaggtcatgcatgatctcagggtcttgggatcaagccgggcatcggactccctgctcagcggggagcctgcttcctcctctctctgtctttctctgcctgcctccctgtctacttgtgatctatcaaataaataaataaaaacctttaaaaaaagattctaagaatttctttcttggtttgtctttttttttttcctttgtttaattgttttgtttcttaaattctgcatatgggtgaaatcatatggtatttttctttccctgacttatttcacttagtattatactctggttctatccatgttgttgcagatggcaagatttcattcctttttatggctgagtaatactcctgtgtgtgtatgtgtgtgtgtgtatgagagtccttgcttttttatttttcctaatgctGATCACtgattctttttcccttccctttccttccattgtatttttatttttgtttctatttttgggCTCTTCACTCTGCAGTGGCAGCGATAGTATGGATTATGATGACTCAAGCTCTTCTTACTCCTCCCTTGGTGACTTTGTCAGTGAAATGATGAAGTGTGACATCAATGGTGATACTCCCAGTAAGTGTACTTGGGGACACTGGCTCGCTCCGGGCAGTGTTTGGGGCTCTGGGACCGTGCGGTCTGTACCTGCCCCCTTGGGTTTCTGCAGATGTGGATCCGTTGACGCACGCGGCGCTGGGGGATGCCAGCGAGGTGAAGATCGATGAGCTGCAGAACCAGAAGGAATCCGAGGAAGCGGGCCCGGACAGCGAGAACTCTCAGGAAAACCCGCCGCTGCGCTCCAGCTCCAGCACCACCGCCAGCAGTAGCCCCAGCACCGTCATCCATGGAGCTAATGCTGTGCGTGGCGACTTGGAAGGGTGGATGAGTGCGAGCTGTTACTGGGCACGTGGGCTGCACCTCTGTCAGTCGAGGCGGAAGCTGTTAATTTGCCGCTTCAcattcttcctgtcttcctctccaTGGGTCTCCTCGCGTAGAGCCTAGGAGACACAGAAGGAGCTCACTGGGCTTTGTTCAGGACTTAGCTAAGATTCCCCCCTTGCATAGTTTGTGGCACAGACACCAGGGGTGTCACAGAgatcttctttctctcattcccttAGGATAGGAGATGGGAACCTGATAGGCCTGGCTTGGCCCTGCTAATCTGAGAATACAGGAAGGTATTGCTGGGCACCAGGTGactagtttttatttaatgtgcCCTTTAGGAACCTGCCGATTCAACGGAGGTGGACGATAAGGCATCAGTAGGCGTCTCCAAGCCCCTCTCTGCCGTGCCTCCCAGCATGGGCAAATCGAACATGGACAGGCGCCAGACAGAAATCGGAGAGGGGTCAGTGCGCCGGCGAACCTATGACAATCCATACTTCGAGCCCCAGTATGGCCTTCCCCCTGAGGAAGATGATGATGAGCAGGGGGAAAGTTACACTCCCCGATTCAGCCAACATGTCAATGGCAATCGGTGAGAGCCTGGGGATTCCTTCTAGATGGGTGACTGAAGGACCGCACTGCAGTGGACCCCGGGTGAGGGTTAATCAGAAAGTTGGAGAAGTCCAAATGCTCTGGTTGCCCTCCGTCCCAGGCTGGTGCTTTGATCTAGGCATATACGAGTTGTGGGAAGGGAGCCATGATGGCAGTGCAGGCCAGGCCCACACTCCCAAGACTAGGTACCCTTGCCTGGGGCTCACAGGTGCCACTGTGCATTCAAGGGCTCAAAAGCTGCTGCGGCCCAACAGCTTGAAACTGGCAAGCGACTCCGAGGCAGAGTCTGACTCTCGCGCAAGCTCACCCACCTCCACCATCTCCAACAACAGCACCGAGGGCTTCGGGGGCATCATGTCTTTTGCCAGTAAGTGCCTTCAGCTCTCCTGTCTCTGTCCCGTTTGGTCTGCAATAGAGCCTGGCCATGGTGGGTGCTGCTTAGAACCTCAGGTGTAGGGCTGGACTGTTGGTATCGAGCCTCAGTCCAGCTTGTTCGGGTGACAATGAATAAGGTATTTTCCAGGGAGGACAGTAAAGGACAGGGACAGATTAGTCTCTCTCCCCGGAGGTTTCAGTCTATCTCAGGTAAGATAGCAGTCAACTGAGAGTCGTTGTATTAAACGTCATATGTTTTGTGGAAATACAATGGTCAAATTGGGTTTGGGTTCTGTATACCTTTTTTGCCTGGTGAAGGACTTTTTCATGAACACACTTGGAAATCTGTATGAGGAGTGTATATGAGGTTGACTTTTGTGCCTAGAGAATATGGCCGGAAATGCGGGGTGGTGTCAGTTAAAGATTAAGGACAGACCAGGGACCGGAGAGAGCCAGCATCAGGAATAATTATGACTGAGTTTTTTCAGAAGCCAGGTAAGGGCAGCGTCAACATCTGACCAAAAGTGCATGAAGTCAGCTTTCACACCGAGCTAGCGGTTGGTGAGAGACTTGGCTGTTACCAGGGGAGATGGTCAGAGAAAGTTGTTACTGGGTTTTGAACAATCCTGGCAGCTGCCCCTTTGGTTGCCCTAAATTACAGACTTGGTCTTTTCTGTGGTAGATCAGAGGTACCGGGGCTGtgcttgaaaaggaagaagatggagCTGATGGTGCAGTCATCAGCTTTGATTCTCTGTGCTCCTAACTCATCGCTCTCACACCCTCCCCTTGACAGGCAGCCTATATCGAAACCACAGTACGAGCTTCAGTCTTTCAAACCTCACACTGCCCACCAAAGGTGCGAGAGAGAAGACCACACCCTTCCCCAGTCTGAAAGGTAACTGCAGCCCTCCTTCCGCCGAACCAGGATTCTCCAGGAGATATCTCAGGCCTACGGGTGCTTGTCAGGAACCCTGTGTATGATGGCTCATTTGATCTGGCTGTGGCCCCTCATACCGCTTCTCATGGCTTTCACTGCTCATGATGGGCTCTGACTGGTTTTCAGATGGGAATGGTCTCTGTAGCTGGAGAGGAGGCTCTGCTGTGTCATTTAGGATACCAGCGGCTGTGCCATAACTGCTTCTGGGGCGATCCATAAGGGGTCATGAGCTGCCACCAATCATCTGCCAGCTTCTTGCTGCATGAGCAGAggagggctctgtcccagggagCTGGCCCGCCGGGGGATGGTTGCGAGAGCCTGGCACTGTTTACAGAGCCAAGAAGCCTCTCACTTTGACTTCACGTCGATGGGCCCTGTGGGTGGGCCAGGTAGTATTGGTTGGCTTCTAAGAACAGTTATGATCTTATTTGATTTTCGTTTGTGAGCTTGGAGGGTCTGAAGGGCTCTTCGGAATTTACTCTCTTgacgtttgtttgttttctctggctATTGGGctgaaatatttaattacagTAGAGAGCATAGTGAGAAGAgctccatatatattttaactgaCTTCTCTCCCCAGTGATTAAAAACTCCGGCAATCAAAGAAGTGTTCTCTGATGGGGATGGGAACATAGGGTAGGTGGGCAAAGAGACGTGATAGCTAGAGGTGTAGGGGGCTAACTAGCACTGTGGCACGAATCCACACACAACTCAGTAGCTTAGGAAGAGGGTTAGTCACTGGCTTCATGTGATGTAGTTGGGGAGGAAAGCGGTTGAAATGCCTTCATCGCATGCGGCCGCCTCACTCATCTGCTGCCCCTCTCGCTCCCATCCGCCTCCGGCCTCACACGCCCACCCCACTTCCCATGACAGCATCTGCAAGATGGGTCTCCTCTCTCGGCCTCCTGGCAGGCCCTCTGGACCCCGTGCGAGATGTTTCATGAAAACCAGCAGTCCCTCTTTCATGCATGTGCCTGTTCAGTACCTGAAGGTCCCTCGTGTCATTTACCCTGCCCCTGGCTTTTAGAGACCATAGCCCTAAGGACGGTCTTTCCTAGAGCCTTGGTGGTTTCCTGATCTCTTGGCTTCCAGCTCTGAGGTGCCTGAGAACTACGGTTATGTGCACTAAGCTTTGGGAGAATCCTCAGGTGGTCTGACATACAGCTCCATTGAGGGGAACAGGGGTTGTGGTATCACGGTGCACCTACTAACTGTGTATTTTGTGTCCCAGTATTTGGGCTAAATACTCTAATGGAGATTGTTACTGAAGCCGGCCCCGGGAGTGGTGAAGGTGGGTCTTGCCCGTGAGCTGtgcatgatcttttttttttcctagcatcTTCCGTGCCTGCCTGAGGGCCATCCTCCGCACGGAGCAAGCAGTGTCCCATGAGTGACCTGCCTTGCCCCTCCCCCGTGACGCCCGTGCTTGCCCGTGGGGCGCTGCTGGTGCATGTGGAGTGGCCTGAGTCTCCATCCCCACCTCCTCCACATTGCCATGGCTGGTTTCGACCTATGTGTGATGGCCCGGGGCCACCCTCGCCCAGCCCTT comes from Mustela erminea isolate mMusErm1 chromosome 9, mMusErm1.Pri, whole genome shotgun sequence and encodes:
- the MADD gene encoding MAP kinase-activating death domain protein isoform X7, giving the protein MVQKKKLCPRLLDYLVIVGARHPSSDSVAQTPELLRRYPLEDHSEFPLPPDVVFFCQPEGCLSVRQRRMSLRDDTSFVFTLTDKDTGVTRYGICVNFYRSFQKRMPKEKGEGGAGSRGKEGSRATCASEEVGTETSETGLSLQPPSADPAPDVNQSPRVKPRAKAGSRSRNSTLTSLCVLSHYPFFSTFRECLYTLKRLVDCCSERLLGKKLGIPRGIQRDTMWRIFTGSLLVEEKSSALLHDLREIEAWIYRLLRSPVPVSGQKRVDIEVLPQELQQALTFALPDPSRFTLVDFPLHLPLELLGVDACLQVLTCILLEHKVVLQSRDYNALSMSVMAFVAMIYPLEYMFPVIPLLPTCMASAEQLLLAPTPYIIGVPASFFLYKLDFKMPDDVWLVDLDSNRVIAPTNAEVLPTLPEPESLELKKHLKQALASMSLNTQPILNLEKFHEGQEIPLLLGRPSNDLQSTPSTEFNPLIYGNDVDSVDVATRVAMVRFFNSPNVLQGFQMHTRTLRLFPRPVVAFQAGSFLASRPRQTPFAEKLARTQAVEYFGEWILNPTNYAFQRIHNNMFDPALIGDKPKWYAHQLQPIHYRVYDSNSQLAEALSVPPERDSDSEPTDDSGSDSMDYDDSSSSYSSLGDFVSEMMKCDINGDTPNVDPLTHAALGDASEVKIDELQNQKESEEAGPDSENSQENPPLRSSSSTTASSSPSTVIHGANAEPADSTEVDDKASVGVSKPLSAVPPSMGKSNMDRRQTEIGEGSVRRRTYDNPYFEPQYGLPPEEDDDEQGESYTPRFSQHVNGNRAQKLLRPNSLKLASDSEAESDSRASSPTSTISNNSTEGFGGIMSFASSLYRNHSTSFSLSNLTLPTKGAREKTTPFPSLKVFGLNTLMEIVTEAGPGSGEGNRRALVDQKSSVIKHSPTVKREPPSPQGRSSNSSENQQFLKEVVHSVLDGQGVGWLNMKKVRRLLESEQLRVFVLSKLNRSVQSEDDARQDAIPDVEVSRKVYKGMLDLLKCTVLSLEQSYAHAGLGGMASIFGLLEIAQTHYYSKEPDKRKKSPTESVNTPVGKDPGLSGRGDPKAMAQLRVPQLGPRAPSAAGKGPRELDTRSLKEENFVASVGPEVIKSVFETEEKKSQISADSGVSLTSGSQRTDPDSVIGVSPAVMVRSSSQDSEVSTVVSNSSGETLGADSDLSSNAGDGPGGEGSAHLASSRGTLSDSEIETNSATSTIFGKAHSLKPSVKEKLVGSPVRSSEDVSQRVYLYEGLLGRDKGSMWDQLEDAAMETFSISKERSTLWDQMQFWEDAFLDAVMLEREGMGMDQGPQEMIDRYLSLGEHDRKRLEDDEDRLLATLLHNLISYMLLMKVNKNDIRKKVRRLMGKSHIGLVYSQQINEVLDQLANLNGRDLAIRSSGSRHMKKQTFVVHAGTDTNGDIFFMEVCDDCVVLRSNIGTVYERWWYEKLINMTYCPKTKVLCLWRRNGSETQLNKFYTKKCRELYYCVKDSMERAAARQQSIKPGPELGGEFPVQDMKTGEGGLLQVTLEGINLKFMHSQERKVFIELNHIKKCNTVRGVFVLEEFVPEIKEVVSHKYKTPMAHEICYSVLCLFSYVAAVRSREEDLRTPPRPVSS
- the MADD gene encoding MAP kinase-activating death domain protein isoform X46: MVQKKKLCPRLLDYLVIVGARHPSSDSVAQTPELLRRYPLEDHSEFPLPPDVVFFCQPEGCLSVRQRRMSLRDDTSFVFTLTDKDTGVTRYGICVNFYRSFQKRMPKEKGEGGAGSRGKEGSRATCASEEVGTETSETGLSLQPPSADPAPDVNQSPRVKPRAKAGSRSRNSTLTSLCVLSHYPFFSTFRECLYTLKRLVDCCSERLLGKKLGIPRGIQRDTMWRIFTGSLLVEEKSSALLHDLREIEAWIYRLLRSPVPVSGQKRVDIEVLPQELQQALTFALPDPSRFTLVDFPLHLPLELLGVDACLQVLTCILLEHKVVLQSRDYNALSMSVMAFVAMIYPLEYMFPVIPLLPTCMASAEQLLLAPTPYIIGVPASFFLYKLDFKMPDDVWLVDLDSNRVIAPTNAEVLPTLPEPESLELKKHLKQALASMSLNTQPILNLEKFHEGQEIPLLLGRPSNDLQSTPSTEFNPLIYGNDVDSVDVATRVAMVRFFNSPNVLQGFQMHTRTLRLFPRPVVAFQAGSFLASRPRQTPFAEKLARTQAVEYFGEWILNPTNYAFQRIHNNMFDPALIGDKPKWYAHQLQPIHYRVYDSNSQLAEALSVPPERDSDSEPTDDSGSDSMDYDDSSSSYSSLGDFVSEMMKCDINGDTPNVDPLTHAALGDASEVKIDELQNQKESEEAGPDSENSQENPPLRSSSSTTASSSPSTVIHGANAEPADSTEVDDKASVGVSKPLSAVPPSMGKSNMDRRQTEIGEGAQKLLRPNSLKLASDSEAESDSRASSPTSTISNNSTEGFGGIMSFASSLYRNHSTSFSLSNLTLPTKGAREKTTPFPSLKGNRRALVDQKSSVIKHSPTVKREPPSPQGRSSNSSENQQFLKEVVHSVLDGQGVGWLNMKKVRRLLESEQLRVFVLSKLNRSVQSEDDARQDAIPDVEVSRKVYKGMLDLLKCTVLSLEQSYAHAGLGGMASIFGLLEIAQTHYYSKEPDKRKKSPTESVNTPVGKDPGLSGRGDPKAMAQLRVPQLGPRAPSAAGKGPRELDTRSLKEENFVASVELWNKHQEVKKQKALEKQRPEVIKSVFETEEKKSQISADSGVSLTSGSQRTDPDSVIGVSPAVMVRSSSQDSEVSNSSGETLGADSDLSSNAGDGPGGEGSAHLASSRGTLSDSEIETNSATSTIFGKAHSLKPSVKEKLVGSPVRSSEDVSQRVYLYEGLLGRDKGSMWDQLEDAAMETFSISKERSTLWDQMQFWEDAFLDAVMLEREGMGMDQGPQEMIDRYLSLGEHDRKRLEDDEDRLLATLLHNLISYMLLMKVNKNDIRKKVRRLMGKSHIGLVYSQQINEVLDQLANLNGRDLAIRSSGSRHMKKQTFVVHAGTDTNGDIFFMEVCDDCVVLRSNIGTVYERWWYEKLINMTYCPKTKVLCLWRRNGSETQLNKFYTKKCRELYYCVKDSMERAAARQQSIKPGPELGGEFPVQDMKTGEGGLLQVTLEGINLKFMHSQFLKLKKW